The genomic interval TGTGTGAATGCTGCCATGCCCACTCAAACTAGAGCAGGAAGACAAACAGGTTTGACATCTGTAACATGTAgatctcacaaaaacattttcaggtcatatttcagcccaaaattaaagctgaagtgtgtaatttctgcgccactagcataaacaaactgaattgcaaaaataaacattgttttcaaacagctttctgaatacacccatctgctgttgatcaaataaagagatagtcctgccccctactcacaccattggtcgagccaatgttTCCATGTCGGGCTGGATGGGCTgctcaaaaacaaacagagcaattttataGCAACAAAGTGACACAGTGTTTTCAGTTTTTGACTAACAAAATCAACAAATgggttacttatagttgtctctgcacattaaattgGTAACATgtacacgatcagccacaacattaaaaccacctgcctaatattgtgtcaatctccctcatgccaccaaaacagcgtcaacccacgtctcagaatagcattctgaaatgctattcttctcaccaaaattgtacagcggttatctgagttactgtagactttgtcagttcaaaccagtctggccattctctgttgacctctctcatcaacaaggtgtttacaTCCACAGAACATCACCggatgttatttttttgtttgtattaggcaccattctgagtaaattcttgagactgttgtgtgtgaaaatcccaggagatcagcagttacagaaatactcaaaccagcccgtctggcaccaacaatcatccatgccactatttaatcagccaatcgtgtggcagcagtgcattgcataaaatcatccagatacgggtcaggagcgtcagttaatgttcacatcaaccatcagaatgggggaaaaatttgatctcagtgatttggagcgtggcatgattgctggtgccagacgggctggtttgattatttctgtaactgctgatctcctgggattttcatgcacaacaatctctagaatttactccaaaaacaaaaaacatccagtgagcggcagttctgcggatggaaacaccttgttcatgagagaggtcaacagagaatggccagactggtttgaactgacaaagtctatggaaactcagataactgctctgtacaattgtggtgagaagaataacatctcagaatgctattctgagatgcgggttggcgctgttttggcggcacgagggggatcgacataatattaggcaggtggttaatGGCGAGCGCTTCCgtgtattaaaaaaaactttaagtgttccattttggaCAATACTAcactgaaaattcatacactacatggctgagtgcatagtacataGTGTTAAGTAAGTACATAGTATACAGTGTGTTGTTGGGAACacagcttttgtgtgtgtgtgtgcgtgtgtgtgtgtgtgtttccgttTCAAAGGTGTTCAGATATTGCCCGAAATAATATACGAGTTAGTCATAACGGATTAAGTGTATTGGATCTTAAGTTAAGGATTCTATCATATTTAGCGTTAATATTAGTACTAATTACGACGTTCTATGTTATTTTACATGGACTGGTGATTTTATTCAGATTATCTGGCATTATCTGACACTTCCTAGCAGGGCAACTAGAGATTACAGCTATGAAAGCGAGGACCCCAGATACTCTTCTATGATTGGTCagttttcatgttgtttgtttgaCATTTCGAAAACTGATTGGCCACCACTGCGGTTCAGAGGCGTGGCTTATATAAAGTACGAAGCGCACTCCTCCTCTCTAGCAGACCGGTAGTGACCAAATAAATCAGAGACAACTCTGTTTTATGTTAAATTACTTCATCTTAGTGTTTAATAAAACGTTTTCGTTACCAAAGGGTCTACTTTATTCCGAAAGATGTCAGTCACCCCAGATCTGATTCGTGAAAAACTGATAGAGGAGATTGGTGCGATACACGTGGTATGTGAGAAGTGCACACACAATGTATAAATGCAGAGGAAGCCAGAATCAAATTGTTGAGTCTGTGAAGTCAGGGGGACCAGGATAATACGAATGAAACGGAAAGCAGACTATTTATCGATTTAAAGAATTGCTCACTAGGtggtttgtttaaaaaatggCCTTTCTCTTTCAGGATGTTGAAGACACGTCTCCAAACAGATGCGCCGCCAGCTTTAAAGTTCTTGTAGTTTCTCCTCAGTTTGAAGGGAAACCATTATTACAGAGGCACAGGTGAGTTAGTTTCAGTGGTACCAACTTTTGCACACAGATTTCTTCGGACAATACAATAATGTATACTGCATTatttacagtggggttcaaaagacTGAGATCACTTGtgagaagcttttattttgtttttttctaattttttttatttgattacagaTCATATTGTATAAGTGTCACAATTTGATTTCTAAATTTCTATGTTGGTTTAATAAATAATACCCCCGATTtatgtggtctcagacatttaaaaagaaaacatattgtATAATCTGGTGAAAGAGGACATAGGTTTCATGTTTGTGCacatgattaaagggatagttcaccccaaaatgaaaaaattccttcccagatgtgaatgacttacttctgctaaaaacaaaccgagatttttagaagaatatttcagctctgttggtcactcagtgcaagtgaatgttgaccaaaactttgaagctccaaaaagcacataaaggcagcataaaattaatccaaataagtccagtggtttaatctatgtcctctgaagcaatccaattggttttgggtgagaacagaccaaaatgtaacttctttttcactgtacctGTAATATCTTGCCATtacaatctctaggcacgattatgatatcaagctcgattacacttactagtgcttgacgcatgcccACAGCACTATTGACCTGTTTTATGTaatgtcactgtatgaccgcaccgccatgtttgtgaccaaaattccagaTTCCTTCGGTGTGCTGTGTTGTGGGATGCGACAAAGCtggcaacattttttattttatttatacatcttGAAAAGGTGATATTTTTCTTTCACTAAAGTTTGATATTTAAAGTGACTGCTTTATATCGCGAAAGTCAAGCAGTGATGAAGGGGGAGAACAGGGATAAAACACTTGTTGGTTGTTTGTTCGTTTATTCAggcatgtcagttatctgtacacttgtcaattttatttataagatCATTGATTCAGACACAATTAAACTGGTAATGCACATATAGGACAATGTTATTTATTACACCCAGACTATATAAACTTATGTCATAATTGtagcacactgtaaaaaataaaaaaaacactataatgtgaataaatagcatatatttaatatgtatatactaatgttagtcaataaacaacacatcataagattatgaagcacagactttatttacACCCCCAgtctacaatgtaaacatattagtcAAATATATGCCACTTTTtttgtattcttcatgagttCAAAGCAGCTCTTaaattcatacagatgggatcatcacagacttttTGTGAGATTGTGACCAAATAAGAGCAGAAAACAACaaatatttgtaactttttatgaaatatgtttacggtgatgtacttGCCGGTCACATCAGACTCGCTGGCATACGGAGATGGattgtggataaaatatatttaaatgtctgtagaagtcaaatttggcaatatttgtgctgccTTCAGACCTGTATACTCCTTTCCTGGGACTTGTCAtggatcaaaaatattttttgaggtttttcttgatatcgttttacgggtgtttttccattgtttcctcccgctgatggtcagaAATATGGCAGCTGTGGGGGAAAAGTGACAGCACTGAAatatggtgctaggaagtgtaattgagctcgAAATCAACATCGCCAAGGAGACCGCTGACGTCAAGATTGATAGTGAAAAAGAGTTacacattttggtctgttatcaacccaaaaccaattgtatcgctttataagacatggatttagccactggagtcttactgattacttttatgccgcctttatgtgctttctggagtttcaaagttttggtcaccattcacttgcattgtatggagcaccaaagctgagatattcttctaaaaatcttcagcagaagaaagtcatacttctCTGAGATAATTAagcgaaacattcctttaatgcctgatgttacatttattaataagcAAAAATGTCTTATAACTATGTGCATTATAGAGTTCTCATGAGAACAGATAGAAATAAGATCTGGTCAATTAACAAATGACATTTTCAACAGCATATATTATGACAACATGGAACAGCAGTGGAATATGTTAGGTCTGAGAGGTTTGTATTGACACTATGCTTAAACAtacctttaaatatataaatgtgacgaggagggcgtggccgtaacgatggacgcccggtgctgaatcggcccaatcagcgggagagggataaaagaggAGCCTGGGACggtagttcgagagagagacacatgcggcagctgtgtgtgt from Myxocyprinus asiaticus isolate MX2 ecotype Aquarium Trade chromosome 1, UBuf_Myxa_2, whole genome shotgun sequence carries:
- the LOC127441258 gene encoding bolA-like protein 2, whose translation is MSVTPDLIREKLIEEIGAIHVDVEDTSPNRCAASFKVLVVSPQFEGKPLLQRHRMVNNCLAEELKEIHAFEQKTLTPEQWEKQKAQ